One genomic segment of Peromyscus leucopus breed LL Stock chromosome 23, UCI_PerLeu_2.1, whole genome shotgun sequence includes these proteins:
- the Asl gene encoding argininosuccinate lyase, with product MEKFNSSISYDRHLWNVDVQGSKAYSRGLEKAGLLTKAEMQKILQGLDKVADEWAQGTFKLHPNDEDIHTANERRLKELIGETAGKLHTGRSRNDQVVTDLRLWMRQTCSKLSALLWALIGSMVDRAEAERDVLFPGYTHLQRAQPIRWSHWILSHAVALTRDSERLLEVQKRVNVLPLGSGAIAGNPLGVDRELLRAELNFGAITLNSMDATSERDFVAEFLFWASLCMTHLSRMAEDLILYGTKEFNFVQLSDAYSTGSSLMPQKKNPDSLELIRSKAGRVFGRCAGLLMTLKGLPSTYNKDLQEDKEAVFEVSDTMTAVLQVATGVISTLQIHRENMTQALSPDMLATDLAYYLVRKGMPFRQAHEASGKAVFMAETKGVALNQLSLQELQTISPLFSGDVSHVWDYGHSVEQYSALGGTARSSVEWQIGQVRALLRAQQA from the exons ATGGAGAAGTTCAACTCATCCATCTCCTATGACCGGCATCTGTGGAATGTGGATGTGCAGGGGAGCAAGGCTTACAGCAGGGGCCTGGAGAAGGCGGGCCTTCTCACCAAAGCCGAGATGCAGAAGATACTGCAAGGCCTGGACAAG GTAGCTGATGAGTGGGCCCAGGGCACCTTCAAACTACACCCAAACGATGAAGACATCCACACAGCCAATGAGCGTCGCTTGAAG GAGCTCATCGGCGAAACCGCGGGAAAGCTACATACAGGACGAAGTCGCAACGACCAG GTGGTCACGGACCTCAGGCTGTGGATGAGGCAGACCTGTTCAAAACTCTCTGCCCTCCTCTGGGCGCTTATTGGAAGCATGGTTGACCGGGCTGAGGC GGAACGTGATGTCCTCTTCCCAGGCTACACACACCTGCAGAGGGCTCAGCCCATCCGCTGGAGCCACTGGATCCTGAG CCACGCTGTAGCCCTGACGCGAGACTCAGAGAGACTGCTGGAGGTGCAGAAGCGGGTCAATGTCCTGCCGCTGGGGAG TGGGGCCATTGCAGGCAACCCCCTGGGTGTGGACCGGGAGCTACTCCGAGCAG AACTGAACTTCGGGGCCATCACACTCAACAGCATGGATGCCACCAGCGAGAGAGACTTTGTGG CGGAGTTCCTGTTTTGGGCTTCGCTGTGTATGACCCACCTCAGCAGGATGGCAGAGGACCTGATCCTCTATGGCACCAAGGAATTCAACTTCGTGCAGCTCTCCGATGCCTACAG cactggaagcAGCTTGATGCCCCAGAAGAAAAACCCAGACAGCCTGGAGCTGATCCGGAGCAAGGCGGGCCGAGTGTTTGGGCGG TGTGCTGGGCTCCTGATGACTCTCAAGGGACTTCCAAGCACCTACAACAAGGACTTACAG GAAGACAAGGAAGCCGTGTTTGAAGTGTCCGACACCATGACTGCTGTCCTCCAAGTGGCCACGGGAGTCATCTCCACGCTGCAG ATTCACCGGGAGAACATGACACAGGCACTCAGCCCTGACATGCTGGCCACTGACCTCGCCTACTACCTGGTCCGCAAAGGG ATGCCGTTCCGCCAGGCCCATGAGGCCTCAGGGAAAGCTGTGTTCATGGCAGAGACCAAAGGAGTCGCTCTCAACCAGCTGTCGCTGCAGGAGCTGCAGACCATCAG CCCCCTGTTCTCCGGTGACGTGAGTCACGTGTGGGACTACGGCCACAGCGTGGAACAGTACAGTGCCTTGGGCGGTACTGCACGATCCAGTGTCGAGTGGCAGATCGGCCAGGTGCGAGCCCTGCTGCGGGCCCAGCAGGCCTAG